One Spiroplasma endosymbiont of Nebria brevicollis DNA window includes the following coding sequences:
- a CDS encoding ankyrin repeat domain-containing protein → MNENERRDISLLTAAKKGRLDVVEELIVAGADVNHKDEYGYTPLMFVARNGHLEIDRMLLGKGADVNHKDEYVETALILAERNGHTEIKEALDKFLEIKGWIETNKEVEDSFEDISAIEELEQETRIIELLEAFQTKIEAESKELNLNVVNFLKKEFINNLEFDEGSSILHIAVRKNMPNLFNYLVENQQVDINAKDKAVLTAWKHACLLLQKENVFTLKKPEEVTDEEREFLKENLGLFSTLNKNDPNVITYKSLFKIFVIKGNET, encoded by the coding sequence ATGAATGAAAATGAAAGAAGAGATATTAGTTTATTAACAGCTGCTAAAAAAGGACGTTTAGATGTAGTGGAAGAATTAATAGTTGCTGGTGCTGATGTCAACCATAAAGATGAATATGGTTATACTCCTTTAATGTTTGTTGCTAGAAATGGTCATCTAGAAATAGATAGAATGTTATTAGGGAAAGGTGCTGATGTCAACCATAAAGATGAATATGTTGAAACTGCTTTAATCTTAGCTGAGCGAAATGGTCATACAGAAATAAAAGAAGCATTAGATAAATTTTTAGAGATTAAAGGATGAATAGAAACCAATAAAGAAGTTGAAGATAGTTTTGAAGACATTAGTGCTATTGAAGAGTTAGAGCAAGAAACACGGATAATAGAGTTATTAGAAGCTTTTCAAACTAAAATAGAAGCAGAAAGTAAGGAATTAAATTTAAACGTTGTAAACTTTCTAAAAAAAGAATTTATCAATAATTTAGAGTTCGATGAAGGTTCTTCAATATTACATATAGCAGTAAGAAAAAACATGCCAAATTTATTTAATTATTTAGTTGAAAACCAACAAGTTGATATTAATGCTAAAGATAAGGCAGTATTAACAGCATGAAAACATGCTTGTTTATTATTACAAAAGGAAAATGTTTTTACTCTTAAAAAACCTGAGGAAGTAACCGATGAAGAAAGAGAATTTCTAAAAGAGAATCTTGGTTTATTTTCAACGTTAAATAAAAATGACCCAAATGTTATTACTTATAAGAGTTTGTTTAAAATCTTTGTAATAAAAGGCAATGAAACATAA
- a CDS encoding IS1595 family transposase, whose translation MTLKTAWRMGHKIRSAIAKQKPQFIVEGIVQIDEMYLSHMGFKKQGRSLLNKTLIVGIYQKTTNNLIVKVLKNANSKNLLQFARNHMSSKCDVHTDLWKGYRDLKSVFTKHETVNHQNGYVSKTGVNTNQIESVWKHIRRTFKTHIKVAKHHVHLYAKESAYKFNNIPSFETVMLCLI comes from the coding sequence GTGACCTTGAAAACAGCTTGAAGAATGGGTCATAAAATCCGAAGTGCCATTGCTAAACAAAAACCTCAATTCATTGTTGAAGGGATAGTGCAAATAGATGAAATGTATCTTTCACATATGGGTTTTAAAAAACAAGGAAGATCCTTGTTAAACAAAACCTTGATTGTTGGCATTTATCAAAAAACAACCAATAATTTAATTGTGAAAGTATTGAAAAACGCAAACAGTAAAAATCTTTTGCAGTTTGCAAGAAACCACATGTCTTCAAAGTGTGATGTACATACTGATTTGTGAAAAGGATATCGCGATTTGAAATCGGTTTTCACTAAGCATGAAACAGTTAACCATCAAAATGGCTATGTTTCAAAAACTGGTGTAAATACCAACCAAATTGAATCAGTATGAAAACATATACGAAGAACATTTAAAACACATATCAAAGTTGCAAAACATCATGTTCATTTATATGCAAAAGAATCAGCATATAAATTCAATAACATACCTAGTTTTGAAACTGTAATGCTATGT